From the genome of Maniola jurtina chromosome 10, ilManJurt1.1, whole genome shotgun sequence, one region includes:
- the LOC123869157 gene encoding uncharacterized protein LOC123869157: protein MDGRAACTSYATPCISYSVPDTASKKIRTVDQQVKSILRTVIERCKKEKSSNCLQVPIEDCYERVSFYTALPKMFVYHVIDDNPYREDVFDDDDHIILMECINIFLASKLSLRIKDLYEKFLKHRKTTNHNAQYTPDLQTFEKKILFNFGYTYKKNLIGPPLILIEDPKLKFDRYNYLYKIKDFREKKLNIYYIDEKYILKLPFKDPVKDQISSHLKCEGLIFFHIISLDGYENGIYVSQEGVENHGEIFKKWMLDIVLYSIKPGSVIVMANNYIHGSLPKNSITRYHSKKCMLQWLRDNDIPCDPNMKKPRIYELIEKCTLNSKDYDIDRVFKCHGHHVLRLPNNFPSLNPTYFLWDYINNLSNFKSLTMEKNVEVLRDTLVKYISNIDKQMWSIFFNSTFKIENQIFEIDLVTEDLLENNCELDEKCFFEASSNFNIKEFLEE from the coding sequence ATGGACGGCAGAGCTGCCTGCACAAGTTACGCCACTCCCTGCATTAGCTATAGTGTACCAGACACAGCTAGCAAGAAAATAAGAACTGTAGATCAACAAGTGAAGTCAATATTGAGAACAGTTATAGAAAggtgtaaaaaagaaaaaagcagTAATTGTTTACAAGTGCCAATAGAAGATTGCTACGAAAGAGTATCTTTTTATACAGCATTGccaaaaatgtttgtttacCATGTTATAGATGATAACCCATATAGAGAAGAtgtttttgatgatgatgaccacATCATACTAATGGAATGCATCAACATATTCCTAGCTAGCAAATTAAGTCTAAGGATTAAGGAtctgtatgaaaaatttttgaAACATAGGAAAACTACTAACCACAATGCTCAATATACTCCAGACTTGCAaacctttgaaaaaaaaatattattcaactttggttatacatataaaaaaaatttgataggtCCACCTTTAATTCTTATTGAAGATCCAAAACTTAAATTTGACAGATataattatttgtataaaataaaggattttagagaaaaaaaattaaacatttattacattgatgagaaatatattttaaaacttcCTTTTAAGGACCCAGTTAAAGATCAGATAAGCAGTCATTTGAAATGCGagggtttaatttttttccacaTAATATCATTGGATGGCTATGAAAATGGTATATATGTTTCTCAGGAAGGTGTGGAGAACCATGgagagattttcaaaaaatggaTGTTGGATATAGTGCTCTACAGTATAAAACCGGGTAGCGTTATTGTAATGGCAAATAATTATATACATGGATCACTTCCTAAAAATTCTATAACAAGATATCATTCAAAAAAATGCATGCTGCAATGGTTGAGGGACAATGATATTCCCTGTGACCCTAATATGAAGAAACCTAGAATTTATGAGTTAATTGAAAAATGCACTCTCAATAGTAAAGATTATGATATTGATCGGGTTTTCAAGTGTCACGGTCATCATGTGCTGCGACTACCAAACAATTTTCCATCATTGAatcctacatattttttgtggGATTATATAAACAATCTATCAAATTTCAAAAGTCTTACAATGGAAAAAAATGTGGAAGTTTTGAGAGACACCTTAGTAAAATACATATCAAACATTGATAAACAAATGTGGTCAATATTTTTTAACAGCACCTTTAAAATTGAAAACCAGATTTTTGAAATAGATTTGGTAACTGAAGATCTCTTAGAAAATAATTGTGAATTAGATGAAAAGTGTTTCTTTGAGGCCTCatcaaattttaatattaaagaatttttagaagaataa
- the LOC123869160 gene encoding uncharacterized protein LOC123869160 isoform X2 encodes MYWSMSKIQKTGALFIMIFLSWVTAFDEAKDDKTLTLKLGFDLTREKNKAPSLRIRNFEEFNGEKFKEENKRKRAESSNESDEPAKDKVASEDKEPKDSDESEDVDTSGSVDSQRLSTKGISPDEFEPERSPSFHGRINSKSSDSE; translated from the exons ATGTATTGGTCTATGAGCAAAATACAGAAAACAGGAGCACTTTTTATCATG ATTTTTCTATCTTGGGTCACTGCTTTTGATGAGGCTAAAGATGATAAAACTC TAACTCTTAAATTAGGGTTCGATCTAACGCGAGAGAAAAATAAAGCTCCATCACTTCGGATAAGAAACTTTGAAG AGTTCAATGGAGAAAAATTTAAAGAAgagaataaaagaaaaagagcCGAGTCGTCCAATGAGAGCGATGAGCCAGCTAAAGATAAAGTTGCTTCTGAAGATAAGGAACCAAAAGACAGTGATGAATCAGAAGATGTTGATACATCCG GTTCTGTCGATAGTCAACGTTTGAGCACGAAAGGTATATCGCCTGATGAATTTGAACCTGAAC GTAGTCCCAGTTTTCACGGACGAATTAACAGCAAAAGCTCGGATTCAGAGTAG
- the LOC123869160 gene encoding uncharacterized protein LOC123869160 isoform X3 — MYWSMSKIQKTGALFIMIFLSWVTAFDEAKDDKTLFPEFNGEKFKEENKRKRAESSNESDEPAKDKVASEDKEPKDSDESEDVDTSGSVDSQRLSTKGISPDEFEPERSPSFHGRINSKSSDSE; from the exons ATGTATTGGTCTATGAGCAAAATACAGAAAACAGGAGCACTTTTTATCATG ATTTTTCTATCTTGGGTCACTGCTTTTGATGAGGCTAAAGATGATAAAACTC TGTTTCCAGAGTTCAATGGAGAAAAATTTAAAGAAgagaataaaagaaaaagagcCGAGTCGTCCAATGAGAGCGATGAGCCAGCTAAAGATAAAGTTGCTTCTGAAGATAAGGAACCAAAAGACAGTGATGAATCAGAAGATGTTGATACATCCG GTTCTGTCGATAGTCAACGTTTGAGCACGAAAGGTATATCGCCTGATGAATTTGAACCTGAAC GTAGTCCCAGTTTTCACGGACGAATTAACAGCAAAAGCTCGGATTCAGAGTAG
- the LOC123869160 gene encoding transcriptional regulator ATRX homolog isoform X4 — MYWSMSKIQKTGALFIMIFLSWVTAFDEAKDDKTQFNGEKFKEENKRKRAESSNESDEPAKDKVASEDKEPKDSDESEDVDTSGSVDSQRLSTKGISPDEFEPERSPSFHGRINSKSSDSE, encoded by the exons ATGTATTGGTCTATGAGCAAAATACAGAAAACAGGAGCACTTTTTATCATG ATTTTTCTATCTTGGGTCACTGCTTTTGATGAGGCTAAAGATGATAAAACTC AGTTCAATGGAGAAAAATTTAAAGAAgagaataaaagaaaaagagcCGAGTCGTCCAATGAGAGCGATGAGCCAGCTAAAGATAAAGTTGCTTCTGAAGATAAGGAACCAAAAGACAGTGATGAATCAGAAGATGTTGATACATCCG GTTCTGTCGATAGTCAACGTTTGAGCACGAAAGGTATATCGCCTGATGAATTTGAACCTGAAC GTAGTCCCAGTTTTCACGGACGAATTAACAGCAAAAGCTCGGATTCAGAGTAG
- the LOC123869160 gene encoding uncharacterized protein LOC123869160 isoform X1 encodes MYWSMSKIQKTGALFIMIFLSWVTAFDEAKDDKTLTLKLGFDLTREKNKAPSLRIRNFEVFPEFNGEKFKEENKRKRAESSNESDEPAKDKVASEDKEPKDSDESEDVDTSGSVDSQRLSTKGISPDEFEPERSPSFHGRINSKSSDSE; translated from the exons ATGTATTGGTCTATGAGCAAAATACAGAAAACAGGAGCACTTTTTATCATG ATTTTTCTATCTTGGGTCACTGCTTTTGATGAGGCTAAAGATGATAAAACTC TAACTCTTAAATTAGGGTTCGATCTAACGCGAGAGAAAAATAAAGCTCCATCACTTCGGATAAGAAACTTTGAAG TGTTTCCAGAGTTCAATGGAGAAAAATTTAAAGAAgagaataaaagaaaaagagcCGAGTCGTCCAATGAGAGCGATGAGCCAGCTAAAGATAAAGTTGCTTCTGAAGATAAGGAACCAAAAGACAGTGATGAATCAGAAGATGTTGATACATCCG GTTCTGTCGATAGTCAACGTTTGAGCACGAAAGGTATATCGCCTGATGAATTTGAACCTGAAC GTAGTCCCAGTTTTCACGGACGAATTAACAGCAAAAGCTCGGATTCAGAGTAG